Proteins found in one Etheostoma spectabile isolate EspeVRDwgs_2016 chromosome 14, UIUC_Espe_1.0, whole genome shotgun sequence genomic segment:
- the prrc2a gene encoding protein PRRC2A isoform X3 has product MSERSGQTAKGKEGKTKYASLNLFDTYKGKSLETQKPVVPPRHGLQSLGKVASARRMPPPANLPSLKAENKGNDPNVSLVPKDGTGWASKPEQADPKSTDASPAPQPELQQPVASPTPAPTRPRTPPASETLAPASTQAVGARSWAQASVTHGTQGDGGKASNLPSPFSREEFPTLQAAGDQDKAGREQGTADQWYGPGPSLRPQNVTSWRDGGGRALAPTLSGEGAVEGGTGVTLVMDGAVGVPPPNSQSHGPPRNPPAGSPALPLPQPPVGPGFPQYRGIMSPFMYPPYLPFPGPYGPQGPYRYPAPGEGPPPRFSRGPDSRPQGGPREGGGEAVKRPSILKQDDLKELDELDHDGDEGWAGAHEEIDYSAKLKFSDDEEGEEERTESKNDLREQQRSQDAPPATSRSRASDSCGDTRRTPPSNADNAPQSPSSKPGWAEEGGSGWGGQGAPTNYQVAPTNYQDRPQNQGASQGPGKPVPAQHQPAPGGPSPPAQPGLLVPGPQENDEDETWRQRRKQSSTEISAAVERARRRREEEERRMEEERRAACAEKLKRLDEKQQQQQGSNIGGAGSSCKSPSPDGNATAATADSPSPSISASASSPNISQPPSPCVDPEEPPVLVVQPGSSPGVCDRQRASSNSSYDSSAEAQQCPQPAVSQPQQPTLDLPLPGENKEETMGSSHIRAGSVGERGVDPVKIENIGGGAGRPASGPPGQGYSKYQKSLPPRFQRQQQEQLLKQQQQWQQQQQQQQQQHSQASQSQLSPQPQAQQGPAPGSTPQSGPGPKQGGPMYQPSNMVRPPPLPMNFDPRWMMMPYMDPRMMQGRPPPMDYYPAGMHPSGLIGRERSDSGGSGSDPFDRQQQHPGHPHRGTPPMDPKMAWGQEVFPGGGEGRGLTSPLRQKQALEDEDVAKGPRSDTPPHRMREGGLGPIQQPSSTSGTSNQTPPPAGTQVGVQGGGHHPHHYISGRGNYSNFPDQGARMHPHQQQQRAERGNQTHSYTHQDEGPPRGSQQGQIWGTPHPHYDRNGRADHPVESNSHLHHHHSHHPQQPHFILHPHKPETSRDRVVEAPAKKTDSAPPIHQPSLSSSCSSSSSSSAREDGHVKVALHHHPSQREGEVGVVHSHGDRGNSGSAGNSSHVKQEKTGPAYAPPPSMTSSPPPSQHGSHTQQQQQQHHHPHPKSNQRGGREHKTETQWGPRPGSSNTGGGSSHGRRANNAGGGNNSRGGEDSSNTPSDHRPSNQMGGKRAGPIKKPVLKEMKRDGGEADGVEKTSFGKDKEKDGGQPTLMKQEASSTSQNTSAPSKDEPVQTAKPRNGGKERPPAGGGGGSGRGPKDVDNNSSGFSGSSSRRDRDRSFERGGATSHHHGVPAKGSRASRGRGGEFYGRGRGYRGTYTAAAGPTGGSRGRMSGRSGRDYRSSVGGGHHHESKGEGGGGRHGQDRSQHNPARARNRSETRSEGSEYEEIPKRRRERGSETGSESGASDLAHSDKEDHQKPNTKNGSDKAHTTGSSNMTSAPARGSQARVFTPRGVPSRRGRGGGSGGGNIYRSGGNIGGPPGGHRVGPNSASHSGSSKSSASARKQQGPPQTSGPKDFGRGGNGGEKKDKTADASQTQSLGANPPQPSLPAATPATLCSTENGGVVTQQASNNPTPNSGGLNALPLPANRGFPPSGFERPPRRRRHGRSQHQQDKPPRFRRLKERENAARINGVVGVIGGGRPSSPTLNSVQDSNGTPISAPVTGNAQNAIHNTTLTTNNNSGGGHLSNANSHHHHHHYNQGNAGQTHPQHHHSHGAKSPDFTNQNSDQANEEWETASESSDFTEFRDREGGGGGGGGKSYSSHHPHHLGRGGGGGGVDRNMTGKEPSANKRSFSSQRPGMERQNRRVNPGGGGGGGGGRGPRGPPGGGSGGPGNGGGNRGERRGNWPSPKNRK; this is encoded by the exons ATGTCAGAGCGCTCTGGGCAAACTGCAAAGGGGAAGGAAGGCAAAACCAAGTATGCGTCCCTCAACCTGTTTGATACATACAAAGGAAAGAGCCTTGAAACACAAAAGCCTGTTG TTCCCCCCCGCCATGGCCTCCAGTCTCTTGGTAAAGTTGCCTCCGCACGGCGTATGCCACCCCCTGCCAACCTGCCCAGTCTGAAGGCAGAGAACAAAGGCAACGATCCCAACGTCTCACTCGTTCCCAAAGACGGCACAGGATGGGCAAGCAAACCGGAACAAGCGGACCCAAAGAG TACCGATGCATCGCCAGCACCGCAGCCGGAATTGCAGCAGCCTGTGGCTTCACCGACACCTGCACCGACCCGCCCGAGAACCCCGCCAGCTTCAGAG ACTCTGGCCCCAGCTTCAACCCAGGCCGTAGGGGCAAGGTCCTGGGCACAGGCCAGTGTTACACATGGAACACAAGGGGATG GTGGAAAGGCATCAAACCTACCGTCGCCATTCTCTCGCGAGGAATTTCCCACCCTGCAGGCGGCTGGCGACCAGGACAAAGCTGGCAGAGAACAGGGCACTGCAGATCAGTGGTATGGGCCCGGACCAAGCCTCCGCCCCCAGA ACGTTACAAGTTGGCGGGACGGTGGGGGCCGAGCCCTGGCGCCCACCTTGTCTGGGGAGGGGGCAGTGGAGGGTGGCACTGGTGTGACGCTGGTGATGGATGGGGCAGTTGGGGTCCCCCCTCCAAACTCTCAGTCCCATGGGCCACCTAGAAACCCTCCTGCAGGCAGCCCCGCCTTGCCCCTGCCCCAGCCCCCTGTGGGGCCTGGGTTCCCCCAATACCGAGGGATCATGTCTCCCTTC atgtaTCCTCCCTACCTGCCCTTTCCGGGCCCCTATGGCCCTCAAGGGCCTTACAGGTACCCGGCACCTGGAGAAGGGCCTCCTCCAAG GTTTTCTCGTGGTCCAGACAGCAGGCCGCAAGGGGGTCCACGTGAAGGAGGTGGAGAGGCAGTAAAGCGACCCTCTATCCTAAAGCAGGATGACCTGAAGGAGCTAGACGAGCTGGACCATGATGGAGATGAGGGCTGGGCAG GAGCTCATGAGGAGATTGATTATTCTGCCAAGTTGAAGTTCAGTGATGATGAAGAGGGGGAAGAAGAGAGAACCGAGAGCAAGAATGACTTGCG TGAGCAGCAGAGGTCCCAGGATGCCCCACCTGCAACCTCTCGCTCTCGAGCATCGGACAGCTGCGGAGACACTCGCCGCACTCCTCCCTCTAATGCTGACAATGCCCCCCAATCCCCCTCCAGCAAGCCAGGATGGGCCGAGGAGGGAGGCAGTGGCTGGGGGGGCCAGGGAGCACCAACCAACTACCAGGTAGCACCAACCAACTACCAG GACCGGCCCCAAAACCAGGGTGCCTCTCAAGGCCCGGGGAAACCTGTCCCAGCCCAGCATCAGCCAGCACCAGGAGGCCCTTCTCCTCCTGCACAACCGGGCCTGCTGGTTCCCGGACCCCAGGAAAATGATGAGGATGAGACTTGGCGTCAGCGCAGGAAGCAGTCCTCTACTGAGATCTCTGCTGCTGTGGAGCGAGCCCGTCGCCGCCGCGAGGAGGAAGAACGtaggatggaggaggagaggcgTGCAGCCTGCGCAGAGAAGCTAAAGAGGCTGGATGagaagcagcaacagcagcagggcAGCAACATAGGAGGTGCTGGTAGCAGCTGTAAAAGCCCCAGCCCTGATGGAAACGCTACAGCTGCCACAGCAGACAGCCCTAGTCCATCTATTTCAGCCTCTGCCTCTTCCCCCAACATCAGCCAGCCACCATCCCCCTGTGTGGACCCCGAAGAGCCTCCCGTGCTGGTTGTCCAGCCAGGGTCCAGTCCTGGAGTATGTGACCGACAACGagccagcagcaacagcagctatGACTCCAGTGCGG AAGCCCAACAGTGTCCTCAGCCAGCTGTGTCACAGCCACAGCAGCCCACGCTGGACCTACCTTTACCAGGAGAAAATAAGGAAGAGACCATGGGTAGTTCGCACATTCGTGCAGGAAGTGTAGGTGAAAGAGGAGTCGACCCAGTGAAGATTGAGAATATCGGAGGGGGAGCAGGTCGTCCAGCCAGTGGGCCACCTGGCCAGGGTTACTCAAAGTACCAAAAGTCTCTTCCACCTCGATTTCAGAGGCAGCAGCAG gagCAGCTcttgaagcagcagcagcagtggcagcagcagcagcagcagcaacaacaacagcacagcCAGGCATCACAAAGCCAGCTGTCCCCCCAGCCCCAGGCTCAACAGGGTCCTGCACCAGGTTCAACACCCCAGTCTGGCCCTGGACCCAAGCAAGGTGGACCCATGTATCAACCCAGCAATATGGTCCGACCCCCGCCCCTTCCAATGAATTTTGACCCTCGTTGGATGATGATGCCCTACATGGACCCCCGCATGATGCAGGGCCGCCCTCCACCTATGGACTACTATCCAGCAGGCATGCACCCGTCAG GGCTTATTGGGCGTGAGCGGTCTGATTCGGGGGGATCTGGTTCAGACCCCTTTGACAGGCAGCAACAGCATCCAGGGCACCCACACCGTGGGACCCCCCCTATGGATCCTAAGATGGCCTGGGGGCAGGAAGTATTCCCTGGCGGAGGGGAGGGCCGTGGTCTAACATCCCCCCTCAGGCAGAAGCAGGCATTGGAGGATGAAGATGTGGCCAAAGGACCCAG GAGCGACACTCCTCCACACCGAATGCGAGAGGGTGGATTGGGACCCATTCAGCAACCCAGCTCCACCTCTGGTACATCCAATCAGACTCCACCTCCAGCTGGAACTCAAGTTGGGGTCCAGGGGGGTGGCCACCACCCTCATCACTACATAAGTGGGCGGGGCAACTACAGCAACTTCCCTGACCAGGGTGCGAGGATGCATccccaccagcagcagcagagggcGGAGAGGGGAAATCAGACGCATAGTTACACCCACCAGGATGAAGGGCCTCCACGAGGGTCTCAGCAGGGACAGATATGGGGAACCCCACACCCTCACTACGATCGCAATGGTCGTGCTGATCACCCTGTTGAGAGCAACTCTCATCTCCACCACCATCACAGCCACCACCCTCAGCAGCCTCACTTCATTCTCCACCCCCATAAGCCAGAAACCAGCCGAGACAGGGTTGTTGAGGCCCCAGCTAAGAAAACAGACTCTGCTCCCCCAATCCACCAACCTTCCCTCTCATCCtcctgctcttcttcttcttcctcttctgccAGGGAAGATGGGCATGTCAAAGTTGCCCTGCATCATCACCCATCCCAGAGAGAGGGTGAAGTTGGTGTTGTGCACAGTCATGGTGATAGAGGCAACAGTGGCAGTGCTGGAAATAGCAGCCATGTGAAACAGGAGAAAACAGGCCCAGCATATGCTCCTCCTCCTTCAATGACCTCTAGCCCCCCTCCATCTCAACATGGAAGTCAtactcagcagcagcagcagcagcatcaccaCCCTCATCCTAAATCAAACCAAAGAGGGGGGCGGGAGCACAAGACAGAGACCCAGTGGGGCCCACGGCCTGGCAGCAGCAATACGGGTGGGGGGTCCTCTCATGGTAGGAGGGCCAACAATGCAGGAGGTGGGAACAACTCCCGTGGAGGGGAGGACTCCTCCAACACTCCATCTGACCACAGACCCTCCAACCAGATGGGAGGCAAGCGTGCTGGCCCCATTAAGAAGCCTGTGCTgaaggagatgaagagagatggaggggaaGCTGATGGAGTAGAAAAAACAAGTTTTGGAAAAGATAAAGAGAAAGATGGTGGCCAACCCACCCTCATGAAGCAGGAAGCTTCCTCCACCTCCCAGAACACATCAGCTCCATCTAAAGATGAGCCAGTCCAGACAGCCAAACCCAGAAATGGAGGAAAGGAACGACCCCCAGCAGGAGGCGGGGGTGGGTCTGGTAGAGGACCTAAAGATGTAGACAACAATTCCTCAGGATTTTCAGGGTCCTCCTCCAGGAGGGACAGGGACCGCTCCTTTGAGAGAGGAGGAGCCACCTCCCACCACCATGGAGTCCCCGCCAAGGGCAGCAGAGCCAGTCGCGGACGAGGGGGAGAGTTCTACGGGCGTGGGCGTGGTTATCGTGGCACCTACACGGCCGCGGCTGGGCCCACTGGTGGCAGTCGGGGCAGAATGAGTGGCAGGAGCGGCAGAGACTACCGTTCATCTGTTGGCGGTGGCCACCACCATGAATCAAAAGGTGAGGGGGGCGGTGGCAGACACGGTCAGGATCGGTCCCAACATAACCCAGCCAGGGCCAGGAACCGGAGTGAAACCCGCAGTGAGGGTTCAGAGTATGAGGAAATACCCAAGCGTAGACGGGAGAGAGGTTCAGAGACTGGCAGTGAGAGTGGTGCAAGTGACCTTGCTCACTCAGACAAGGAAGACCACCAGAAACCTAACACCAAGAATGGCTCTGATAAGGCACACACCACTGGCAGCAGCAATATGACATCTGCACCAGCCAGAGGTTCCCAGGCCCGGGTGTTCACCCCTAGGGGTGTGCCCTCTAGGAGGGGCAGGGGTGGAGGTAGTGGAGGAGGAAACATCTACAGAAGTGGTGGCAATATTGGAGGACCACCTGGGGGACACCGAGTTGGACCCAACTCAGCCTCTCATAGTGGGTCCTCCAAGTCGTCAGCCTCAGCACGAAAACAACAAGGCCCGCCACAAACCTCTGGACCAAAAGACTTTGGTAGGGGAGGAaatggaggagagaagaaagacaagACAGCTGATGCAAGTCAAACTCAAAGTCTGGGGGCCAATCCCCCTCAGCCATCTTTACCCGCTGCAACTCCTGCCACTTTGTGTTCCACTGAAAATGGAGGAGTTGTGACCCAGCAAGCTTCAAACAACCCTACGCCAAACTCAGGAGGGTTAAATGCGCTCCCTCTTCCCGCTAACCGTGGGTTTCCTCCCAGTGGGTTTGAGCGACCACCTAGACGTCGCCGTCACGGCCGGTCCCAGCACCAGCAGGACAAGCCCCCTCGGTTCCGGAGACTGAAAGAGCGAGAGAATGCCGCTCGTATCAACGGAGTAGTGGGGGTCATCGGGGGAGGAAGGCCCTCCTCTCCTACCCTGAATTCAGTTCAGGACAGTAACGGAACCCCTATCTCTGCTCCCGTGACGGGCAATGCCCAAAATGCTATCCACAACACCACACTAACAACCAACAATAACAGTGGTGGTGGGCATCTTAGCAATGCAAATAGtcatcaccaccatcaccactACAACCAGGGCAACGCTGGGCAGACCCACCCCCAGCACCACCACAGCCATGGAGCAAAGTCCCCTGACTTCACCAACCAGAACTCAGACCAGGCCAATGAGGAGTGGGAGACCGCCTCCGAGAGCAGCGACTTCACAGAGTTcagagacagggagggaggaggaggaggaggaggagggaagtcCTATTCATCTCACCATCCCCATCACCTgggaagagggggagggggaggtgggGTTGACCGCAACATGACGGGAAAAGAGCCCTCAGCGAATAAAAGAAGCTTCTCAAGCCAGCGTCCTGGCATGGAGCGACAGAATCGGAGGGTCAACCCTGGAGGAGGGGGAGgcggagggggaggaagaggccCACGAGGGCCGCCTGGAGGTGGCTCCGGTGGGCCTGGTAATGGAGGTGGCAACCGCGGGGAGAGGCGTGGCAACTGGCCCTCCCCGAAAAATAGGAAGTGA